Proteins encoded within one genomic window of Acidovorax sp. 107:
- the lplT gene encoding lysophospholipid transporter LplT produces the protein MKRGFYTIMSAQFFSSLADNALFVAAVELLRTGGAPEWQRAALVPMFALFYVVLAPFVGAFADALPKGKVMFVSNAIKVVGCLMMLFGSHPLMAYAVVGLGAAAYSPAKYGILTELLPASQLVKANGWIEGLTIASIILGVLFGGQLVGQQLSGMLLGFDFPLIDTGVDTPAEAAIAALIAVYALAAWFNTRIPHTGVEMRPLRADPSRSVLANTLNLLPDFWSCNSRLWRDKLGQISLATTTLFWGAGGNLKFIVLAWAAVALGYNTTQASALTGVVAIGTAVGAVVASMRMRLDMATRVIPLGIAMGLLLILMVFISNIWLAIPFLIVLGGLGGYLVVPMNALLQHRGHNLMGAGRSIAVQNFNEQACILGLGAFYSLSLKLGLSVFGAITTFGLVVAGIMWVIRRWHQRNCVNHRDEVNHLLDIARHDTHH, from the coding sequence ATGAAGCGCGGTTTTTACACCATCATGTCGGCGCAGTTTTTTAGCTCGCTGGCCGACAACGCACTCTTCGTAGCCGCTGTGGAACTCCTGCGCACCGGAGGCGCCCCCGAGTGGCAACGCGCGGCCCTGGTGCCCATGTTCGCATTGTTCTATGTGGTGCTGGCGCCCTTCGTGGGCGCCTTTGCCGATGCGCTGCCCAAGGGCAAGGTCATGTTCGTCAGCAACGCCATCAAGGTAGTGGGCTGCCTGATGATGCTGTTTGGCTCACACCCGCTCATGGCCTACGCCGTCGTCGGCCTGGGGGCTGCAGCCTACTCGCCCGCCAAGTACGGCATCCTGACCGAGCTGCTGCCGGCATCCCAGCTCGTGAAGGCCAATGGCTGGATCGAGGGCCTGACGATTGCATCGATCATCCTGGGCGTGCTGTTTGGCGGCCAGCTGGTGGGGCAGCAGCTGTCGGGCATGCTGCTGGGCTTTGACTTTCCGCTGATCGACACCGGCGTGGACACGCCTGCCGAGGCCGCCATTGCAGCGCTGATCGCCGTGTACGCGCTGGCCGCGTGGTTCAACACCCGCATCCCCCACACCGGCGTCGAGATGCGCCCCCTGCGCGCCGACCCCTCGCGCAGCGTGCTGGCCAACACCCTCAACCTGCTGCCGGACTTCTGGTCCTGCAACAGCCGCCTGTGGCGCGACAAGCTGGGCCAGATCTCGCTGGCCACCACCACCCTCTTCTGGGGCGCTGGTGGCAACCTCAAATTCATCGTGCTGGCCTGGGCCGCCGTGGCCCTGGGCTACAACACCACGCAGGCCTCGGCCCTCACGGGTGTGGTGGCCATCGGCACCGCCGTGGGAGCCGTGGTGGCATCGATGCGCATGCGCCTGGACATGGCCACCCGCGTGATCCCGCTGGGCATTGCGATGGGGCTGTTGCTGATCCTGATGGTGTTCATCAGCAACATCTGGCTGGCCATCCCCTTCCTCATCGTGCTGGGCGGCCTGGGCGGCTATCTGGTGGTGCCCATGAATGCGCTGCTGCAGCACCGGGGCCACAACCTCATGGGTGCGGGCCGTTCGATTGCCGTGCAGAACTTCAACGAGCAGGCCTGCATCCTGGGGCTGGGGGCGTTCTACAGCCTGTCGCTCAAGCTCGGCCTGTCGGTGTTCGGAGCCATCACCACCTTCGGGCTGGTGGTGGCGGGCATCATGTGGGTCATCCGCCGCTGGCACCAGCGCAATTGCGTGAACCACCGCGACGAAGTGAACCACCTGCTGGACATCGCGCGGCACGATACGCACCATTGA
- the alr gene encoding alanine racemase: MPRPIAATIHTTALHHNLERVRQSAPDAKVWAVVKANAYGHGIERVYEGLRGADGFALLDLAEAERVRHLGWRGPILLLEGVFEPRDLELCSRLGLWHAVHCDEQIDMLAAHKTQVPHRVFLKMNSGMNRLGFTPQRYRSAWARLNALPQVDEISFMTHFSDADGPRGIAHQMAAFNTAVQDLPGERSLSNSAAILLHAALAGVRADWVRAGIVVYGSAPDFPEHNAGHWGLQPTMTLSTRLIATQQLQAGDTVGYGSRFTADGPLTIGIAACGYADGYPRHCDTGTPVLVNGVRTRLVGRVSMDMVTVDLTPLQQACVDAGFGSEVTLWGRASSGVELSIDEVAQAAGTVGYELMCALAQRVPVVVDGGA; the protein is encoded by the coding sequence ATGCCCCGTCCCATTGCTGCCACCATCCACACCACGGCCCTGCATCACAACCTGGAGCGTGTGCGCCAGTCGGCACCCGACGCCAAGGTGTGGGCGGTGGTCAAGGCCAATGCCTATGGCCATGGCATCGAGCGCGTGTACGAAGGCCTGCGCGGCGCCGACGGCTTTGCACTGCTGGACCTGGCCGAGGCCGAGCGCGTGCGCCACCTGGGCTGGCGCGGGCCCATCCTGCTGCTCGAAGGCGTGTTCGAGCCGCGCGACCTGGAACTGTGCTCGCGCCTGGGCCTGTGGCACGCGGTGCATTGCGACGAGCAGATCGACATGCTGGCCGCCCACAAGACGCAGGTGCCCCACCGGGTGTTCCTCAAGATGAACTCGGGCATGAACCGCCTGGGCTTCACGCCCCAGCGCTACCGCAGCGCCTGGGCCCGGCTCAACGCGCTGCCGCAGGTGGACGAGATATCGTTCATGACCCACTTCAGCGACGCCGACGGCCCGCGCGGCATTGCGCACCAGATGGCCGCCTTCAACACCGCGGTGCAGGACCTGCCCGGCGAGCGCAGCCTGAGCAACAGTGCCGCCATCCTGCTCCACGCGGCCCTGGCCGGGGTGCGCGCCGACTGGGTGCGCGCGGGCATCGTGGTGTACGGCAGCGCCCCCGACTTCCCCGAGCACAACGCCGGCCACTGGGGGCTGCAACCCACCATGACCCTGTCCACCCGCCTCATCGCCACGCAGCAGCTGCAGGCGGGCGACACCGTGGGCTATGGCTCGCGCTTCACGGCCGATGGTCCGCTTACCATCGGCATCGCCGCCTGTGGCTATGCCGACGGCTACCCGCGCCACTGCGACACCGGCACGCCGGTGCTGGTCAATGGCGTGCGCACGCGCCTGGTGGGGCGGGTGAGCATGGACATGGTGACTGTGGACCTCACGCCCCTGCAGCAAGCGTGCGTGGACGCAGGCTTTGGCAGCGAGGTCACGCTGTGGGGCCGGGCCAGCAGCGGTGTGGAGTTGTCCATCGACGAGGTGGCGCAGGCCGCGGGCACCGTGGGTTACGAGTTGATGTGCGCCTTGGCCCAGCGCGTGCCGGTGGTCGTGGACGGCGGGGCCTGA